The following are encoded together in the Terriglobia bacterium genome:
- the hemN gene encoding oxygen-independent coproporphyrinogen III oxidase translates to MNESLHINIQTETLNVTEAILERYNVPGPRYTSYPTAPEWIDTFGPGDFEQVCAETNALRPAPPLSIYVHLPFCESLCLFCGCNVVINKNHEVLHPYLKNLRWEIDQIAQRLDPSRPVVQMHWGGGTPTYLSPTQMEDLFHYIRQHFTFAPDAEVGIEVDPRTTSATHITTLRRLGFNRISMGIQDFDPVVQKTVHRIQPYEMTKAVFDQCREQDFESVNIDLIYGLPHQTPEIFVDSVEKVIGLSPDRVAMFSYAHVPWLKKQQGSFARHIPQGMDKFRIFRAGIERFTRAGYLYIGMDHFARPDDELCIAQRNRTLHRNFQGYTTKAGADLFGIGVSSISGMGRAYAQNFRVLKDYYGAIEQNRLPTMRGIRLTEDDVLRRAVISRILCHCVLHKQEIEREFHLRFDEYFADELTRLLPLADDGLVVLDPESISATSLGRIFIRNVGMVFDSYLRKPKDKPVFSKTL, encoded by the coding sequence ATGAATGAGTCGCTTCACATCAACATTCAAACCGAAACTCTCAATGTGACCGAGGCCATCCTCGAGCGCTACAACGTACCGGGGCCCCGCTACACCAGCTACCCGACCGCTCCCGAATGGATCGACACTTTCGGTCCGGGCGATTTCGAGCAGGTCTGCGCGGAGACCAATGCTCTGCGCCCCGCCCCGCCGCTCTCGATCTATGTTCACCTTCCGTTCTGCGAAAGTCTTTGCCTCTTTTGCGGCTGCAACGTCGTGATCAACAAGAATCACGAGGTGCTGCATCCTTATCTCAAGAATCTCCGATGGGAGATTGATCAGATCGCGCAGAGACTCGATCCTTCCCGCCCCGTGGTCCAGATGCACTGGGGCGGCGGAACTCCCACATACCTCAGCCCCACGCAGATGGAGGACCTTTTCCACTACATCCGGCAGCATTTCACCTTCGCACCCGACGCCGAGGTGGGCATTGAAGTGGATCCGCGCACGACCAGCGCAACTCACATCACGACGCTCCGGCGCCTGGGATTCAACCGGATTTCCATGGGCATTCAGGATTTTGATCCCGTCGTGCAGAAGACGGTCCACCGTATTCAGCCTTATGAGATGACCAAAGCCGTCTTTGATCAATGCCGCGAACAGGATTTCGAATCCGTGAACATCGATTTGATTTATGGGCTCCCCCACCAGACGCCCGAAATATTCGTCGACTCCGTGGAGAAGGTGATTGGTCTCAGCCCGGATCGTGTTGCCATGTTCAGCTATGCGCATGTACCCTGGCTGAAGAAGCAGCAGGGTTCCTTCGCCCGTCACATCCCGCAGGGCATGGACAAATTTCGCATCTTCCGTGCGGGGATTGAGCGCTTCACACGCGCGGGTTATCTCTACATCGGAATGGATCATTTCGCGCGCCCCGACGACGAACTCTGCATTGCCCAGCGGAACCGCACCCTGCACAGGAACTTTCAGGGTTACACAACAAAGGCGGGGGCGGACCTGTTCGGAATCGGGGTGAGCTCCATCAGCGGCATGGGTAGAGCCTACGCGCAGAACTTCCGCGTCCTGAAGGATTACTACGGAGCGATTGAGCAAAACCGGCTCCCCACCATGCGCGGCATCCGCCTGACGGAGGACGATGTTTTGCGCCGCGCCGTCATCAGCAGGATTCTCTGCCACTGCGTCCTTCACAAGCAGGAGATCGAACGCGAATTTCACCTGCGCTTCGACGAGTATTTTGCCGATGAGCTCACGCGCCTGTTGCCGCTGGCGGACGACGGGTTGGTCGTCCTCGACCCAGAGTCCATCTCGGCGACTTCGCTCGGGCGCATCTTTATCAGAAATGTCGGTATGGTGTTCGACAGTTACCTGCGCAAACCGAAGGACAAGCCGGTTTTTTCAAAGACGCTGTAG
- the hemH gene encoding ferrochelatase — MTSSKESGTIDLGVLLFNLGGPETLADVRPFLFNLFSDPDIIRIRSNVLRRTVAWLIATTRQGKSRGLYRQIGGGSPLRRITEAQAAALSERLAACGCRARVYVGMRCWKPTIDDAVAQIAADRVKQLVVLPLFPQFSVTTTGSCFNYFRAIAQKRGLSGLMQTFFVDAWFEDPLYLEAMTDMIREAQSRFSSQTPADIHLLYSAHSIPARYVEEGDPYLEQTQKTVALINGRLGSRFSFTLAFQSKVGPVKWLGPATIDVIAGLSGRRVERVLAIPISFVSDHIETLQEIDILYRELALKKGIREFYRAPSLNVYPKFIEALANISLKAVGNRQ, encoded by the coding sequence ATGACTTCTTCAAAGGAGTCCGGAACCATCGATCTGGGCGTGCTCCTCTTCAACCTGGGCGGCCCGGAAACGCTTGCCGACGTCCGGCCATTCCTCTTCAACCTGTTCTCCGATCCCGATATCATCCGCATAAGAAGCAACGTACTGCGCCGCACAGTCGCCTGGCTGATCGCGACCACCCGGCAGGGAAAATCTCGCGGTCTTTACCGGCAGATCGGCGGCGGTTCGCCACTGCGACGGATCACGGAAGCCCAGGCAGCGGCACTGAGCGAACGGCTGGCGGCCTGCGGCTGCAGAGCCCGCGTTTACGTCGGCATGCGCTGCTGGAAACCCACCATCGACGATGCAGTCGCGCAGATCGCGGCCGACCGGGTAAAGCAGTTGGTCGTGCTCCCGCTTTTTCCCCAGTTTTCTGTGACCACCACCGGATCGTGTTTCAATTATTTTCGCGCGATCGCTCAAAAGAGGGGGCTGTCTGGGCTGATGCAGACCTTCTTCGTGGATGCGTGGTTTGAGGATCCGCTCTATCTGGAGGCCATGACTGATATGATCCGGGAAGCACAGAGTCGCTTTTCAAGCCAGACGCCAGCGGACATCCACTTGCTTTACAGCGCCCATTCCATTCCGGCGCGTTATGTGGAGGAGGGCGATCCCTATCTGGAGCAGACGCAGAAGACCGTCGCCCTGATCAACGGACGTCTGGGAAGCCGGTTCTCCTTCACCCTTGCCTTCCAAAGCAAAGTCGGACCTGTGAAATGGCTCGGCCCGGCCACCATAGATGTGATCGCCGGATTGAGTGGGCGTCGCGTGGAAAGAGTGCTGGCCATCCCGATCAGCTTCGTCTCGGACCACATCGAAACCTTGCAGGAAATCGACATCCTCTATCGCGAACTGGCTTTAAAAAAGGGAATACGGGAGTTTTATCGCGCTCCTTCCTTGAATGTCTATCCCAAGTTCATCGAGGCACTCGCGAACATCAGCTTAAAGGCAGTGGGCAACAGGCAGTGA
- a CDS encoding TlpA family protein disulfide reductase: protein MRRIVVLVAALVIGAWLIMMQLTRQRDDPNSGASGDVGRPAPSFQLQDLSGQRVSLDDFKGKVVMLDFWATWCGPCRLTMPLLEKLQQEHPNDFTLLAVDVGEPLDEVAPYVRDRNIQARVLLDLNKRVGSAYGSDSIPMQVLIDKEGIIRHIQVGYAPSMKEDLWAEIRKLQ from the coding sequence ATGAGAAGAATAGTTGTGCTGGTTGCCGCGCTGGTGATTGGGGCCTGGCTGATTATGATGCAGCTCACGCGGCAGAGGGACGATCCCAATTCAGGCGCGTCGGGGGATGTGGGCCGGCCGGCCCCAAGTTTTCAGCTCCAGGATTTAAGTGGGCAGCGGGTTTCCCTGGACGATTTTAAGGGGAAAGTCGTCATGCTCGACTTCTGGGCGACCTGGTGCGGGCCTTGCCGTCTCACCATGCCACTACTGGAGAAGCTGCAGCAGGAGCATCCCAATGACTTCACCCTGCTGGCGGTTGACGTGGGGGAGCCTCTGGACGAGGTGGCGCCCTATGTCCGGGATCGGAACATCCAGGCACGTGTTCTGCTTGACCTCAACAAGCGAGTCGGCAGCGCCTACGGAAGCGACTCCATCCCAATGCAGGTCCTGATCGACAAGGAAGGGATTATCCGGCACATCCAGGTGGGGTACGCACCCTCCATGAAAGAAGATCTTTGGGCCGAGATCCGGAAACTGCAGTAA
- a CDS encoding Rid family detoxifying hydrolase — translation MFSIPASPGSYDESFVPASRDATLTAHSLRRTQLRADIQHKAIQSAKLPKPAGPYSPAVTLDRLVFVSGQGAKDPATGQLVGTDIESQTDRVLKNIAAILEAAGSSLDHVLRCGVFLTDISDFAGMNAAYARAFRTNRPARTTVQVTALPTPGLLVEIDAIAYIP, via the coding sequence ATGTTTAGTATACCAGCCTCGCCCGGCTCTTATGATGAAAGCTTTGTACCGGCATCGAGGGATGCTACCCTAACGGCGCATTCCTTGCGGAGGACACAATTGAGAGCAGACATCCAACATAAGGCGATCCAATCAGCCAAGCTCCCGAAGCCGGCGGGACCCTACTCTCCGGCGGTGACCCTGGACCGGCTTGTGTTCGTTTCCGGTCAAGGCGCCAAGGATCCGGCCACGGGGCAACTAGTCGGGACAGACATCGAAAGCCAGACCGACCGGGTCCTCAAGAACATTGCTGCAATCCTGGAAGCCGCCGGCTCCAGTCTGGATCACGTCCTTCGTTGCGGCGTTTTTCTGACCGACATTTCCGATTTCGCCGGAATGAACGCCGCTTACGCGCGCGCATTCCGGACTAACCGCCCGGCGCGGACCACAGTTCAGGTAACTGCTTTGCCCACGCCGGGGCTGCTCGTAGAAATCGACGCCATCGCCTATATCCCCTGA
- a CDS encoding GNAT family N-acetyltransferase, which translates to MPVEIVLVRQFQPEDAEACSNLVRACMKSDPMMPPTAREQLLRAESAGTMCERASLFYIAVGMLGGGVAGVGGVDMNEIRFLFVEPGRQRRGVGSSLLKHLEALVPPALFGDIFVYSAPGAVGFYRSHGYQSGGEHAFAVGDCAVSTIFMSKRLSD; encoded by the coding sequence ATGCCGGTCGAAATCGTTCTGGTTCGCCAATTCCAGCCTGAAGATGCGGAAGCATGCAGCAACCTCGTGCGCGCCTGCATGAAGTCTGACCCGATGATGCCGCCCACGGCGCGGGAGCAACTGCTCCGGGCCGAGTCGGCCGGGACCATGTGCGAGCGGGCGAGTCTCTTCTATATCGCCGTCGGCATGTTAGGGGGTGGCGTCGCAGGCGTGGGAGGCGTCGACATGAATGAGATCCGATTTCTTTTCGTCGAGCCGGGGCGGCAGCGCAGGGGTGTCGGCAGCTCTCTCCTCAAGCATCTGGAAGCTTTGGTCCCCCCAGCCCTTTTTGGTGATATCTTTGTATATTCCGCACCTGGTGCTGTCGGTTTCTATCGTTCCCACGGCTACCAATCGGGAGGCGAACACGCATTTGCCGTCGGTGATTGTGCCGTGTCGACGATATTTATGTCCAAGAGGCTTTCCGACTGA
- a CDS encoding aminotransferase class I/II-fold pyridoxal phosphate-dependent enzyme, with protein sequence MNGHESPRKLFADRIYRMGVENAFKIGPHIIRVESGGHKVVRLNLGEPDFDMPPFVRDEVKRQLDLGNTRYCDPQGILPLRQTIASQMKQMRGLSVSPEQIVVFPGGKPSIGFCLHAYCNSGDEVIYPSPGFPIYESFTLYLGAIPVPLHLSERNSFAFTPEQLEELITDKTRLIMLNFPSNPTGGVATVEQLRGIAEVITRRCSPDVRVYSDEIYEYILFDGRKHTSIASFPGMQERTVIASGFSKTFAWTGGRIGYAVFPTAEEAGIIKNLNIHYFSCIPPFTQEGARVAFEHPDSKKTIARMVSTFQQRRDIIVKKINEIDGIRCQIPGGAFYLYPNIADVCERIGAIDAYHRLPDGLRQSTSPSTLFQMFLLYHHYLATLDRNSFCQIGAEGQHYLRLSIASELEVLEEGVRRLKAAAEDAAGFGNFMKTLARDVI encoded by the coding sequence ATGAATGGCCACGAGTCGCCGAGGAAGCTCTTCGCAGACCGAATCTACAGGATGGGAGTGGAAAACGCCTTCAAGATTGGCCCTCACATCATCCGGGTCGAGAGCGGAGGGCACAAAGTTGTTCGTTTGAATCTGGGAGAGCCGGATTTTGACATGCCGCCTTTTGTGAGAGATGAAGTAAAGCGGCAACTGGATCTGGGGAACACGCGCTATTGCGACCCCCAAGGTATTTTGCCTCTGCGCCAGACCATCGCGAGCCAGATGAAGCAGATGCGCGGGTTGAGTGTGTCGCCAGAACAGATCGTCGTTTTTCCGGGCGGGAAGCCGTCGATAGGTTTTTGCCTCCACGCCTACTGCAATTCCGGAGATGAAGTCATCTATCCCAGCCCCGGTTTCCCGATTTATGAATCCTTCACGCTTTATTTGGGCGCGATTCCCGTTCCGCTTCATTTGTCGGAGAGAAACAGTTTCGCCTTTACGCCCGAACAGCTCGAAGAGCTTATCACCGACAAGACCCGCCTGATCATGCTGAACTTTCCGTCGAACCCGACCGGCGGCGTTGCGACTGTGGAACAACTGAGAGGCATCGCCGAGGTGATCACACGCAGGTGCAGCCCGGACGTGCGCGTGTATTCGGATGAGATCTACGAATACATCCTCTTCGACGGGAGGAAGCACACCTCCATCGCTTCATTTCCGGGAATGCAGGAGCGAACCGTCATTGCAAGCGGGTTTTCGAAGACTTTTGCCTGGACCGGCGGCCGCATCGGGTACGCCGTCTTTCCGACTGCGGAAGAGGCCGGCATTATCAAGAACCTGAACATCCACTACTTTTCCTGCATCCCTCCTTTCACCCAGGAAGGAGCCCGAGTCGCCTTTGAACATCCGGACAGCAAGAAGACCATCGCCAGGATGGTCAGCACCTTCCAGCAGCGGCGCGACATCATCGTGAAGAAGATCAACGAGATTGACGGTATACGTTGTCAAATCCCCGGAGGTGCGTTCTATCTCTACCCGAATATCGCCGATGTCTGCGAGCGCATCGGTGCCATCGATGCGTACCACCGCCTCCCAGATGGTCTGCGACAATCGACTTCGCCTTCCACGCTGTTCCAGATGTTCCTCCTCTACCACCACTACCTGGCTACGCTGGACAGAAACTCCTTCTGCCAAATAGGTGCTGAGGGACAACATTATCTGCGCCTCTCCATTGCTTCGGAACTTGAAGTGCTGGAGGAAGGGGTGCGTCGTCTGAAGGCAGCTGCCGAGGATGCGGCGGGCTTCGGCAATTTCATGAAAACCCTGGCCCGAGACGTCATCTGA
- a CDS encoding response regulator transcription factor, with amino-acid sequence MKPVRILVADDHEVVRRGVCTLLESQPGWEVVGEAITGRDAVKKAEKLRPDVVVLDISMPELNGLEATRQIVKAAPQSEVLILTIHDSEHVARQVLAAGARGYVLKSDAGRNLLTAVDTLRQHKPFFTSAVSEMVLRDFLKSSKSQEESTSDRLTHREREIVQLLAEGKSNKEVASILGISVKTAETHRRNVLSKLNLHSISDLIHYAIRNKIIEV; translated from the coding sequence ATGAAACCGGTTCGCATACTGGTGGCAGACGACCATGAAGTGGTTCGGCGTGGAGTGTGCACCCTCCTGGAATCGCAGCCGGGGTGGGAGGTGGTCGGCGAGGCGATTACGGGGAGGGATGCGGTCAAGAAGGCAGAAAAACTGAGGCCGGACGTGGTGGTTCTCGACATCAGCATGCCCGAGTTGAACGGGCTCGAGGCAACCCGCCAGATAGTGAAAGCCGCGCCCCAGTCCGAAGTGCTTATCCTCACCATCCACGATTCCGAACACGTGGCACGCCAGGTGCTCGCCGCCGGTGCCCGGGGCTATGTTCTCAAATCGGACGCGGGTCGCAACCTGCTCACCGCCGTGGACACTCTGCGTCAGCACAAGCCGTTCTTCACTTCAGCAGTCTCCGAGATGGTGCTCCGTGATTTCCTCAAGTCCAGCAAATCCCAAGAGGAGTCCACATCGGACCGGCTTACACATCGCGAGCGGGAGATCGTTCAGCTGCTGGCAGAAGGAAAGAGCAACAAAGAAGTGGCCTCCATCCTCGGCATCAGTGTTAAGACGGCGGAAACACATCGCAGGAATGTGCTCAGCAAGCTCAACCTTCATTCGATCAGCGATCTCATCCATTACGCCATTCGCAACAAGATCATCGAAGTCTGA
- a CDS encoding trypsin-like peptidase domain-containing protein, with the protein MRGRALRISRRAAMGSLALAFAFGLLAGLVPAVWGPEGLNSRIAVKTKRAQADVLHTFAPAIKRVLPAVVSITATRVARAPVGGPAAVSWQRSVTDTRTPETGELINRPGACEIVHGSGVLVGPEGPLLTSSRLVQGATEITICLADNERFLAHLVGTDAVTDIAVLRVDARDLPYLRFGDSSKIAFGDFTVAIGSPLEGGNTVALGIISATGIPDEDGEDHPRFIQTLNDVPAGIQGGALINQRGELVGINTLPCQALEPDPTRPLAVPANVARQVMEQIVMHGHVTRRGRPAHERTT; encoded by the coding sequence ATGAGGGGGAGAGCATTGCGCATCTCTCGCAGGGCGGCGATGGGATCTCTGGCTCTGGCATTTGCTTTCGGCCTGCTGGCCGGCCTGGTGCCTGCGGTCTGGGGACCCGAGGGCCTGAATTCCAGAATAGCCGTGAAAACCAAGCGTGCCCAGGCGGATGTGCTGCACACTTTCGCGCCCGCAATCAAGCGGGTCTTACCCGCCGTGGTGAGCATCACTGCGACGCGAGTCGCGAGGGCGCCGGTCGGCGGACCGGCGGCGGTAAGCTGGCAGCGGTCCGTCACCGACACCCGCACGCCTGAAACCGGCGAACTCATCAACCGCCCGGGCGCGTGCGAAATCGTTCATGGCTCCGGAGTCCTGGTTGGACCCGAGGGGCCATTGCTCACGAGCAGCCGCTTGGTGCAGGGGGCGACGGAGATCACCATTTGTCTGGCGGACAATGAGCGGTTTCTCGCCCACCTCGTGGGCACCGACGCAGTCACGGACATTGCAGTGCTCCGAGTGGACGCACGAGATCTTCCCTACCTTAGATTTGGCGACTCCTCGAAGATCGCGTTCGGAGATTTCACCGTGGCAATCGGCAGTCCGCTCGAAGGCGGCAATACCGTGGCTCTTGGAATCATCAGTGCCACAGGGATACCAGACGAGGATGGCGAAGACCATCCGCGATTTATCCAAACCCTTAATGACGTGCCCGCGGGCATCCAGGGCGGTGCACTCATCAATCAGCGCGGGGAGTTGGTTGGGATTAATACTCTACCCTGCCAAGCGCTCGAACCCGACCCCACCCGGCCGCTCGCAGTGCCGGCTAACGTGGCCCGTCAGGTAATGGAACAGATCGTTATGCACGGGCACGTGACCAGGCGCGGACGGCCCGCCCACGAAAGAACCACCTGA
- a CDS encoding 50S ribosome-binding GTPase — translation MPANLTPQYLAAELRFKNAATVPEKIEALEEMMALIPKHKGTEKMRAALRQKMARLLEEKEKRFGVSKASVIYTVPREGAGQVVLIGAPNVGKSSLLARFTHATPEVAEYPFTTRLPQPGMMPVEDIQIQLVDLPPVAVEVYKPWIGSIVRQADLVLLVVDLGSDELLEQVEGVLRILEESKIHLIGKSSEEQGTQLPGIAFCRALLIANKSDAVQAAENLGILSELFQPRFEIVPVSTASGQGLEELRRIIFERLGIIRIYTKVPGKKLDPATAPFVLRNGSTVIDAARAVHRDFVYTLRFARVWSSEKSKRSVKHDGQMVERTHRLEDGDILELHK, via the coding sequence ATGCCCGCAAACCTCACTCCGCAATATCTCGCTGCCGAGCTGCGGTTCAAGAACGCCGCAACCGTCCCGGAAAAGATAGAAGCGCTCGAAGAGATGATGGCGCTGATTCCCAAGCACAAAGGTACGGAAAAAATGCGGGCCGCCCTGAGGCAGAAGATGGCACGGCTTCTGGAAGAGAAGGAAAAAAGGTTTGGCGTGTCGAAGGCCTCGGTCATATACACCGTGCCGAGGGAAGGGGCCGGCCAGGTGGTCCTCATAGGTGCGCCCAATGTAGGCAAGTCATCCCTGCTGGCGCGGTTTACCCACGCGACGCCCGAGGTCGCCGAGTACCCTTTCACAACGCGTTTGCCACAACCCGGCATGATGCCCGTTGAAGACATCCAGATCCAGTTAGTGGATCTGCCGCCGGTCGCGGTGGAAGTCTACAAACCCTGGATAGGGAGCATCGTGCGGCAGGCGGACCTGGTCTTGCTGGTCGTCGATCTGGGTAGCGACGAGCTCCTTGAACAGGTCGAGGGTGTCCTTAGAATTCTCGAGGAGTCGAAGATTCATCTGATCGGCAAGAGTTCCGAGGAGCAGGGCACACAGCTGCCCGGGATCGCATTCTGCCGTGCACTGCTCATCGCCAACAAGTCCGATGCGGTGCAGGCAGCGGAAAACCTGGGGATTTTATCGGAGCTCTTCCAGCCGCGATTTGAAATCGTACCGGTCTCGACGGCCTCCGGCCAGGGCCTGGAAGAGCTGCGGCGGATCATCTTCGAGAGGCTGGGCATCATTCGCATCTACACCAAAGTTCCCGGTAAAAAACTTGATCCGGCGACCGCGCCGTTTGTGCTCAGGAACGGCAGCACTGTAATCGACGCAGCACGTGCCGTGCACCGGGACTTTGTGTACACCCTGCGCTTTGCCAGGGTGTGGAGTTCGGAAAAGTCCAAGCGCTCCGTAAAGCACGATGGTCAAATGGTGGAGAGGACCCATCGGCTCGAGGATGGCGATATCCTCGAACTGCACAAGTGA
- a CDS encoding PIG-L family deacetylase encodes MKILAVFAHPDDEAFGPGGTLSRYSLAGHTVRLATLTHGEAGTLGPANHLTPRELARLRSEELRCSAVALHLSALDIYHLPDGKLAELPAEHGLAIIRNEIETFLPDALITFHSAGISGHPDHQTAARWCLQAVQERSRPPRLIAYGISPEQARRISHRKLAPIPEDEITHVIDVSRYLEYKLGAIRCHQSQSEAWERMQAVEGGIHSYLHQEHFSQVWPVPEPNTRLDRLED; translated from the coding sequence ATGAAGATTCTCGCCGTTTTTGCCCACCCGGACGACGAGGCATTCGGTCCCGGCGGCACCCTGTCCCGTTACTCTCTGGCCGGACATACGGTGCGCCTGGCCACGCTGACTCACGGGGAAGCCGGGACGCTCGGCCCGGCAAACCACCTCACGCCACGCGAACTCGCTCGCCTCCGTTCCGAGGAACTCCGCTGCTCGGCCGTGGCCCTCCATTTGTCCGCCCTGGACATCTACCACCTCCCGGATGGGAAACTTGCAGAACTGCCTGCAGAGCACGGTCTCGCCATTATCCGGAACGAGATCGAGACTTTTCTTCCCGACGCTCTCATCACCTTCCACTCTGCCGGCATCTCAGGCCACCCCGATCACCAAACCGCGGCGCGCTGGTGCCTGCAGGCGGTTCAAGAGCGAAGCCGGCCGCCTCGACTGATCGCATACGGGATATCCCCGGAGCAAGCTCGCCGGATCAGTCACAGAAAGCTGGCGCCGATACCCGAGGATGAAATCACCCACGTGATTGATGTCTCCCGCTACTTGGAGTACAAGTTGGGCGCAATCCGCTGCCACCAGTCCCAGTCCGAAGCTTGGGAGAGGATGCAAGCTGTGGAGGGTGGAATCCATTCCTATCTGCATCAGGAGCATTTCTCGCAGGTTTGGCCTGTACCCGAGCCGAACACACGCTTGGACCGGCTGGAGGACTGA
- a CDS encoding ATP-dependent 6-phosphofructokinase: protein MSNAGGRKGIIGILTGGGDVPGLNPAIRAVTIRAQREGYEVIGIRRGWAGIMEIVPDRSADNSDRYQPLTEEIVNRVGRTGGTFLHTSRTRPSHVPKANVPTHVRDKYRDEVNDLTPEVLRNLAFLGIDYLIPIGGDDTLSYAVRLHNEGFKIVAIPKTMDNDVPGTDYCIGFSTCVTRILEMTHSLRTSAGSHERFLVIEVFGRYAGYTALLPTMAGAANRCVIPEYKFNIDHLTELMVADRFTNPSRYSVVLISEGAMFEGSEMIFSHQETDAYGHKKLGGIGDVISYQLKERSAKFNHGRRIDVISQRLGYLVRCGHPDSIDSIAPMAFGNLALDLILKGIHGQLVILRDGKYDNAPLEVVTSQKRVVDVSRYYNTARLRPNYSSFEFKPLFIVE, encoded by the coding sequence ATGAGTAATGCCGGCGGGAGAAAGGGAATCATCGGGATTCTGACGGGAGGAGGCGACGTACCGGGTCTCAATCCGGCGATCCGGGCCGTCACGATTCGCGCCCAGCGCGAGGGATATGAGGTCATCGGGATCCGTCGGGGCTGGGCCGGCATCATGGAGATCGTGCCGGACAGGTCGGCCGACAACAGTGACAGGTACCAGCCTCTGACCGAAGAAATCGTCAATCGGGTCGGCCGGACCGGCGGCACCTTTTTGCATACTTCTCGCACCCGGCCAAGCCACGTGCCGAAAGCGAATGTTCCGACGCACGTTAGGGACAAGTATCGGGATGAAGTCAATGATCTGACTCCCGAGGTCCTCCGCAACCTCGCCTTCCTCGGCATCGACTACCTCATCCCGATAGGCGGGGATGACACACTCAGCTATGCGGTGCGGCTTCACAATGAAGGGTTCAAGATCGTAGCCATCCCGAAGACGATGGACAACGATGTCCCGGGCACGGACTACTGCATCGGATTCAGCACCTGTGTCACCAGAATCCTGGAGATGACGCACAGTCTCAGGACGTCTGCAGGTTCGCATGAACGGTTCCTGGTGATCGAGGTATTCGGAAGATATGCTGGCTATACCGCCCTGCTACCCACCATGGCCGGCGCTGCCAATCGCTGTGTCATCCCCGAATACAAATTCAACATCGATCACCTCACCGAACTGATGGTTGCGGACCGCTTTACCAATCCCAGCCGCTACTCCGTTGTGCTGATATCCGAGGGAGCCATGTTCGAGGGGAGTGAGATGATCTTCAGCCACCAGGAGACCGATGCCTACGGTCATAAAAAACTGGGCGGAATCGGCGATGTCATCTCATATCAGTTGAAGGAGAGGTCGGCAAAATTTAACCACGGCCGGCGAATTGATGTGATCAGCCAGCGCCTGGGCTACCTGGTGCGCTGCGGCCATCCGGATTCGATCGATTCGATCGCGCCCATGGCTTTCGGTAATCTGGCACTCGACCTGATCCTTAAGGGAATCCACGGCCAGCTGGTGATTCTGAGGGACGGGAAATATGACAACGCTCCCCTGGAAGTTGTCACGAGCCAGAAGCGGGTCGTGGATGTAAGCAGGTATTACAACACCGCGCGCCTTAGGCCCAATTACTCGAGCTTCGAATTCAAACCGCTCTTCATCGTCGAATAA